One Malania oleifera isolate guangnan ecotype guangnan chromosome 10, ASM2987363v1, whole genome shotgun sequence genomic region harbors:
- the LOC131166034 gene encoding wax ester synthase/diacylglycerol acyltransferase 11-like — METAAEAALLRWRKKKALKPIQTAAGDGLNGVDAAELEEPLSPAARLFHEPDFNVHIIAEMGSKIPIDPHIVKDKLPHTLLKQPRFSSLQVKDENGNMKWVPTKVDLERHVIVPDLDPNMDSPDKFVEDYIADLSKVPVDFSKPLWDLHLLNVRTSQAAAVGVFRIHHSLGDGMSLMSLLLACTRKTSDPAALPTIPGAKKPDFAPAGKGFWWGLRLIWNTVVDVFMFLLTTLFLKDTETHVKGVPTPESARWRFIHRTVNLDDIKLVKNALKATINDVMMGITLAALSRYLNRKYGERKRARGSAEKKNHLPRNIRLRATLLVNTRPSTGIHALAEMMEKGTEAKWGNQIGYILLPFPVAVRDDPLDYIRTAKAIIDRKKHSLEAIGTSYIADFVIKLLGIKAAAILSHRAPTFTTMSFSNVVGPVEEICFYGHPMAYLAPGCFGQPNALMINCQSYINQMTFILSVDENTIPDSHDLCDDIEESLKLIKEAVIVKGLAKRDT; from the exons ATGGAGACTGCTGCAGAAGCTGCTCTGCTTAGATGGAGGAAGAAGAAAGCCCTGAAGCCTATTCAGACGGCGGCCGGAGATGGGTTGAACGGGGTGGACGCGGCGGAGTTAGAAGAGCCTCTGAGCCCGGCGGCACGGCTGTTCCATGAGCCAGACTTCAACGTGCATATTATAGCAGAAATGGGGAGCAAGATCCCCATCGACCCCCATATTGTGAAAGACAAGCTCCCCCATACCCTTCTCAAGCAACCCCGTTTCTCTAGTTTGcag gtgaaggatgaaaatgggaacATGAAATGGGTGCCCACAAAGGTTGATCTGGAGAGGCACGTGATAGTCCCAGACCTGGATCCAAACATGGACTCCCCCGACAAGTTCGTGGAGGACTACATCGCCGACCTCAGCAAAGTCCCCGTCGACTTCTCCAAGCCCCTCTGGGACCTTCACCTCCTCAACGTCCGGACATCGCAGGCGGCGGCCGTGGGCGTGTTCCGGATCCACCACTCCCTCGGCGACGGCATGTCCCTGATGTCCCTCCTCCTCGCCTGCACCCGCAAGACCTCCGACCCCGCTGCCCTCCCCACCATCCCCGGCGCCAAGAAACCCGATTTCGCCCCCGCCGGCAAGGGCTTCTGGTGGGGCCTCCGCCTGATATGGAACACCGTCGTCGATGTTTTTATGTTCTTGCTCACCACCCTGTTCTTGAAGGATACGGAGACGCATGTGAAGGGCGTGCCGACGCCTGAGTCCGCTCGTTGGCGATTCATTCACCGGACTGTCAACTTGGATGATATTAAGTTGGTGAAGAACGCGTTGAAAGCT ACCATCAACGATGTTATGATGGGGATCACATTGGCGGCTTTGTCTCGGTATCTCAATAGGAAATATG GCGAGAGGAAGAGAGCACGGGGGTCAGCAGAAAAGAAAAATCATCTCCCGAGAAATATTCGTCTCAGAGCAACTCTTCTCGTTAACACCAGACCCTCTACTGGCATCCAT GCTTTGGCAGAGATGATGGAGAAGGGAACAGAAGCCAAATGGGGTAACCAGATCGGTTACATTCTTCTACCCTTCCCTGTGGCAGTGCGTGATGATCCCTTGGACTACATTCGCACAGCTAAAGCCATTATTGACAGAAAGAAGCATTCTCTTGAAGCTATAGGCACTTCTTACATTGCTGATTTTGTTATCAAGTTGTTGGGCATCAAG GCTGCAGCCATATTGTCTCATAGAGCTCCCACTTTCACCACGATGAGCTTCTCAAATGTAGTTGGACCCGTGGAAGAAATTTGTTTCTATGGTCATCCAATGGCTTACCTTGCTCCAGGTTGTTTTGGACAACCTAAT GCACTGATGATAAATTGTCAAAGTTACATAAACCAAATGACCTTTATACTCTCGGTTGACGAGAACACAATTCCGGATTCTCATGACCTTTGTGATGACATTGAAGAATCACTTAAACTTATCAAGGAGGCGGTGATTGTGAAAGGGCTTGCAAAGCGTGATACATAA